GCTAACTATCTTGAATCAGAGAAAGAACTATCAACAAATACTATAGAATGCTACATAAGAGACTTGAAACAATTTACTAATTACTTAGAAGATAACAATTTAGCTGATATATTAAATGTAAGTAAGACACTTATATTAACATACCTTATGCACTTACAAAAACAAGGAAAGTCTATTTCAACAGTTTCTAGAAATATTGCGTCATTAAGAAGTTTTTATCAATACATGCTAAATGAAGGGGTTATATCAAAAGATCCTACTATAAATTTACAGTCACCTAAGCAGGAAAAAAAAGTTCCAAACATACTAACTCCTAATGAAATAGAGATATTATTAGATCAACCTGATATAAATACTTCAAAAGGTATAAGAGATAAATCTATGCTGGAATTATTATATGCTGCTGGTATAAGGGTATCAGAACTTATATCGTTGAAAGTTAGTGATGTTAACTTAGATTTAGGATATATATGTTGTTCTAAAAGTAATAGCAATGAAAGGGTAGTACCTATAGGTAAAATAGCGGTTGAAATATTAACAATATACATAAATGATCATAGAGATAAGTTTTTAAAGGATAATAATGAAGAATCACTATTCTTAAATTATCATGGAAAAAAATTAACAAGACAAGGATTTTGGAAAATTATCAAATCATACACAAAGAAAGCTAATATAGACAAAACAATAACTCCACATACATTGAGACATTCTTTCGCAGTTCACTTGTTGCAAAATGGAGCAGATTTAAGATCAGTTCAAGAAATGCTAGGACATTCAGACATATCTACTACACAAATATACACTTTAGTAACTAAAAATAGAATTAAAGAAGTTTATAAAAAAGCCCATCCGAGAGCATAAATTCCCCTGAGAAGGGGTTTTTTTATATCCATAAGGGTATAATATATCTGACATTAATATAGAAAAGAGGGATATAGATGATAAGCAATGTAACTCTTATAGTTTTAGATAGCGTTGGTGTTGGAGAATTACCAGATGCATCTGAGTATGGTGATGAAGGTAGTAATACAGTAAGCAATATATTAAAAACAG
The nucleotide sequence above comes from Gottschalkia purinilytica. Encoded proteins:
- the xerD gene encoding site-specific tyrosine recombinase XerD; translated protein: MNSNIFGFANYLESEKELSTNTIECYIRDLKQFTNYLEDNNLADILNVSKTLILTYLMHLQKQGKSISTVSRNIASLRSFYQYMLNEGVISKDPTINLQSPKQEKKVPNILTPNEIEILLDQPDINTSKGIRDKSMLELLYAAGIRVSELISLKVSDVNLDLGYICCSKSNSNERVVPIGKIAVEILTIYINDHRDKFLKDNNEESLFLNYHGKKLTRQGFWKIIKSYTKKANIDKTITPHTLRHSFAVHLLQNGADLRSVQEMLGHSDISTTQIYTLVTKNRIKEVYKKAHPRA